Proteins from a genomic interval of bacterium:
- a CDS encoding PD40 domain-containing protein, translating to MTTRTIRLATLTLLALTVATPAVAKHRQTAPVTPLTVAGDTPLPRTISPAKRILTLAIGAPGNQRIVTVSPFIDPTSPAQLAPLGDNANPAISYTGRSVAWDTTEDPLGTGLPGRQVVAQINGILTQVSSDPSGTSANPSLDTVGRTIAWESSGNLTGDNPSGASQIFLKDRVALVRQLSAGSGTSRNVVVSARKGWIAFESSSHPITGADTGVPQIWFGNASSQIPAPLTAGLGSSRNAAISDDGRILTFESEADLAGNGADTGVPQIFVYDTKTATFARVTNDAGGCTLPAAAKVKRDYRIAFVCGGTPYFYMLRAESRFQVQTGGGHTQRVAGELGIHFMALSTTGNLAASGTTPGHQVYLVNLYKRPAQPVAGPLAVWWPFRGLSAF from the coding sequence ATGACGACCCGCACGATCCGTCTCGCCACCCTCACGCTGCTCGCGCTCACCGTCGCCACCCCGGCCGTGGCGAAGCATCGGCAGACCGCGCCCGTGACGCCGCTCACGGTCGCCGGCGACACGCCGCTGCCGCGCACCATATCCCCAGCCAAGCGCATCCTGACCCTCGCCATCGGCGCCCCCGGCAACCAGCGCATCGTCACCGTGAGCCCCTTCATCGACCCCACCAGCCCCGCGCAGCTCGCGCCGCTCGGCGACAACGCCAACCCGGCGATCTCGTACACCGGGCGCTCGGTGGCCTGGGACACGACCGAGGACCCGCTGGGCACGGGCCTGCCCGGACGTCAGGTCGTCGCGCAGATCAACGGCATCCTCACCCAGGTCTCGAGCGACCCGAGCGGCACGAGCGCCAATCCGAGCCTCGATACCGTCGGCCGTACGATCGCCTGGGAGTCGAGCGGGAACCTGACGGGCGACAATCCGAGCGGCGCCTCCCAGATCTTCCTGAAGGATCGCGTCGCCCTGGTGCGTCAGCTGAGCGCCGGCTCGGGCACCAGCCGCAACGTCGTCGTCTCCGCGCGCAAGGGCTGGATCGCGTTCGAGTCGAGCAGCCACCCGATCACCGGCGCCGACACGGGCGTCCCGCAGATCTGGTTCGGCAACGCCTCGAGCCAGATCCCCGCGCCCCTCACCGCCGGCCTCGGCTCGAGCCGCAACGCCGCGATCAGCGACGACGGCCGCATCCTCACCTTCGAGAGCGAGGCCGACCTCGCCGGCAACGGCGCCGACACCGGCGTGCCGCAGATCTTCGTCTACGACACCAAGACGGCGACGTTCGCCCGCGTCACCAACGACGCCGGCGGCTGCACCCTGCCCGCCGCCGCCAAGGTGAAGCGCGACTACCGCATCGCCTTCGTCTGCGGCGGTACGCCGTACTTCTACATGCTCCGCGCCGAGAGCCGCTTCCAGGTGCAGACCGGCGGCGGCCACACCCAGCGTGTCGCCGGCGAGCTCGGCATCCACTTCATGGCCCTCAGCACCACCGGCAACCTCGCCGCCTCCGGCACCACCCCCGGCCATCAGGTGTACCTGGTGAACCTGTACAAGCGTCCCGCGCAGCCGGTGGCAGGCCCGCTCGCCGTGTGGTGGCCGTTCCGCGGCCTCTCGGCGTTCTGA
- a CDS encoding SDR family oxidoreductase — protein MVLAERHALVTGGGSGIGRAVALRLAALGAAVSVVDRDAASATATAEAITAAGGRAASTTADVADGTAVAAAVAAARAAHGPLLVLVNSAGIAGFAPLVDLDEATWDRMIGVHLRGTYLCARAVLPDMLAAGYGRIVNLSSVAGVRGGPQLCHYAAAKAGIIGFTKALAQEVGPRGITANAVAPGPIDTPMLRGSGIPDAVLEQSVRNMPVGRLGTADDVAAAVAWLVSPDAGFVTGQVLSPNGGGYM, from the coding sequence ATGGTCCTCGCCGAACGACATGCCCTCGTGACCGGTGGCGGGTCCGGCATCGGCCGGGCCGTCGCGCTCCGCCTCGCCGCGCTCGGCGCCGCGGTGAGCGTCGTCGATCGCGACGCCGCCTCGGCGACCGCCACCGCCGAGGCGATCACGGCCGCCGGCGGCCGCGCCGCGTCCACGACCGCAGACGTCGCCGACGGCACGGCGGTGGCCGCGGCCGTCGCCGCCGCCCGCGCGGCGCACGGTCCGCTCCTCGTGCTCGTGAACAGCGCCGGCATCGCCGGCTTCGCGCCGCTCGTCGACCTCGACGAGGCCACGTGGGACCGCATGATCGGCGTGCACCTGCGCGGCACCTATCTCTGTGCCCGCGCCGTGCTGCCCGACATGCTGGCCGCGGGCTACGGCCGCATCGTCAACCTCTCCTCGGTCGCCGGCGTGCGCGGCGGTCCCCAGCTCTGCCACTATGCCGCGGCGAAGGCCGGCATCATCGGATTCACGAAGGCGCTGGCGCAGGAGGTCGGGCCGCGCGGGATCACCGCCAACGCCGTGGCCCCGGGCCCGATCGACACGCCGATGCTGCGCGGGTCGGGCATCCCCGACGCGGTGCTCGAGCAGTCGGTGCGCAACATGCCGGTCGGCCGCCTCGGCACCGCCGACGACGTCGCCGCGGCGGTCGCCTGGCTGGTCTCGCCCGACGCCGGGTTCGTCACCGGGCAGGTGCTAAGCCCGAACGGCGGCGGCTACATGTGA
- a CDS encoding cobalamin-independent methionine synthase II family protein yields MQRSVGRILTTHAGSLPRPPELVELFVRKSRHEPYDAAALATAVEDATRRVVRAQLDCGIDVGNDGEQQRESFFTHLQHRMHGFSGAWDRPLMRDLVRYPGFLRHKLPDFSRTMVSLVRTPQATAAVEYADAAAVEREADLYRRVLAEEAPGFTESFMTAPSPGIVACAMENRHYKRFEDYVAGLAEALRHEYQAIVAQGFVLQIDAPDLAMERHTRFADRPLDEFLDFVDLVIHSLNRALARIPPERVRLHVCWGNYEGPHDCDLDLEPLLPHLYRARVGGLVLALANPRHQHEWRCFRDAPPPRSWQLVAGVIDTTTNYVEHPALIAERLERLAHVIGDPQRVVAGTDCGFDTAAGLGAVADDVVWAKLRALRAGADLAARRLF; encoded by the coding sequence ATGCAACGCAGCGTCGGGCGCATCCTGACGACCCACGCCGGAAGCCTGCCGCGCCCGCCCGAGCTCGTGGAGCTCTTCGTCAGGAAGAGCCGGCACGAGCCGTACGACGCTGCGGCGCTCGCGACCGCGGTCGAGGACGCGACCCGGCGGGTGGTGCGCGCACAGCTCGACTGCGGCATCGACGTCGGCAACGACGGCGAGCAGCAGCGCGAGAGCTTCTTCACCCATCTCCAGCATCGCATGCACGGCTTCTCCGGCGCGTGGGATCGGCCGCTGATGCGCGACCTCGTGCGCTATCCCGGCTTCCTGCGCCACAAGCTGCCCGACTTCTCGCGGACCATGGTGAGCCTCGTGCGCACACCGCAGGCGACCGCGGCGGTCGAGTACGCCGACGCCGCGGCGGTCGAGCGCGAGGCCGACCTCTACCGGCGCGTGCTCGCCGAGGAGGCGCCCGGCTTCACCGAGTCGTTCATGACCGCGCCGTCGCCGGGCATCGTCGCCTGCGCGATGGAGAACCGCCACTACAAACGCTTCGAGGACTACGTCGCCGGGCTCGCGGAGGCACTGCGTCACGAGTACCAGGCGATCGTCGCGCAGGGCTTCGTGCTCCAGATCGACGCGCCGGATCTGGCGATGGAGCGACACACGCGCTTCGCCGATCGCCCGCTCGACGAGTTCCTCGACTTCGTCGACCTCGTCATCCATTCGCTCAACCGGGCGCTGGCGCGCATTCCCCCGGAGCGGGTGCGCCTGCACGTCTGCTGGGGCAACTATGAGGGGCCCCACGACTGCGACCTCGACCTCGAGCCGCTGCTGCCGCACCTCTATCGCGCCCGCGTCGGCGGCCTCGTCCTGGCGCTGGCGAACCCGCGCCACCAGCACGAGTGGCGGTGCTTCCGCGACGCGCCGCCGCCGCGCAGCTGGCAGCTGGTCGCCGGCGTGATCGACACGACGACGAACTACGTCGAGCATCCGGCGTTGATCGCCGAGCGCCTCGAGCGGCTCGCGCACGTGATCGGCGATCCGCAACGCGTCGTCGCCGGCACCGACTGCGGCTTCGACACCGCGGCCGGCCTCGGCGCGGTGGCCGACGACGTCGTCTGGGCGAAGCTGCGCGCCCTCCGGGCCGGCGCCGACCTGGCCGCGCGCCGGCTCTTCTGA
- a CDS encoding LLM class flavin-dependent oxidoreductase — protein sequence MHVGMATIFQNPHDQRPDGDVYALDARLADLAEPLGFDSVWGVEHHFTDYTMCPDVLQWLTWVAARTTRVQVGSMVVVLPWHDPVRVAEQIAMLDHLSRGRAVLGIGRGLGRVEFDGFRIPMEESRARFVESATMLLDGLESGVLAADGRYVRQPRVPIRPRPAGTFRGRTYAAAVSPDSMPIVARLGCGLLVIPQKPWEVVEAELVEYRRVYREVNGTEAPPPLVAGWVFCDPDPARARAGAERFIGGYWESVVRHYELDGDHLARTAGYESYGRMSEIARQKGGIDALTEFFLGLQIWGTPAECRARIDDIHRRVGNAGFVAVFSYAGMPADVAERNMRCFADTVLPGLREVAGVRGALGPLAAVP from the coding sequence ATGCACGTGGGCATGGCGACGATCTTCCAGAACCCGCACGACCAGCGACCAGACGGCGACGTCTACGCCCTCGACGCCCGCCTCGCCGACCTCGCGGAGCCGCTCGGCTTCGACTCGGTCTGGGGCGTCGAGCACCACTTCACCGACTACACCATGTGCCCCGACGTTCTGCAGTGGCTGACGTGGGTCGCGGCCCGCACGACGCGCGTGCAGGTGGGCTCGATGGTCGTCGTGCTCCCGTGGCACGACCCGGTGCGCGTCGCCGAGCAGATCGCGATGCTCGACCACCTGAGCCGCGGGCGCGCCGTGCTCGGCATCGGACGTGGGCTCGGCCGCGTCGAGTTCGACGGCTTCCGCATCCCGATGGAGGAGTCGCGGGCGCGCTTCGTCGAATCGGCGACCATGCTGCTGGACGGCCTCGAGAGCGGCGTGCTGGCGGCCGACGGGCGCTACGTCCGCCAGCCCCGCGTGCCGATTCGTCCGCGCCCCGCCGGCACCTTCCGCGGCCGCACCTACGCCGCCGCCGTCTCGCCCGACTCGATGCCGATCGTGGCGCGTCTCGGCTGCGGCCTGCTCGTCATCCCGCAGAAGCCGTGGGAGGTGGTCGAGGCCGAGCTGGTCGAGTACCGCCGCGTCTACCGCGAGGTGAACGGCACCGAGGCGCCGCCGCCGCTGGTCGCCGGCTGGGTCTTCTGCGACCCGGACCCCGCCCGCGCCCGCGCCGGTGCCGAGCGCTTCATCGGCGGCTACTGGGAGTCGGTCGTGCGCCACTACGAGCTCGACGGCGACCACCTCGCGCGCACCGCGGGCTACGAGAGCTACGGGCGCATGTCCGAGATCGCGCGCCAGAAGGGCGGCATCGACGCGCTCACCGAGTTCTTCCTCGGCCTGCAGATCTGGGGCACCCCGGCCGAGTGCCGCGCGCGCATCGACGACATCCACCGGCGCGTCGGCAACGCCGGCTTCGTCGCCGTGTTCAGCTACGCCGGCATGCCCGCCGACGTCGCCGAGCGGAACATGCGCTGCTTCGCGGACACCGTGCTGCCCGGCCTGCGCGAGGTGGCCGGCGTGCGCGGCGCGCTCGGCCCCCTCGCCGCGGTCCCCTGA
- a CDS encoding enoyl-CoA hydratase/isomerase family protein, translating into MSEFGIDVDTSDGVGTVTLRNPARRNAVRFEMWEALPPAMARLAADRSVRVVVLRGHGTEAFASGADISEFATRRADPTSAAAYEAVTARAFEAMLGLPQPLLASIHGVCVGGGLAIAACADLRLAAADARLALPAARLGLGYHQSGVERLVQLVGPSGAAELFFTARTFDAAGALALGLLSRVVPKAELDAETARTAGMIAGNAPLTLRAAKRAISESLRPAGTRDTAAVQRLIADCFASADYAEGVRAFLEKRPPHFRGE; encoded by the coding sequence ATGTCCGAGTTCGGCATCGACGTGGATACCTCCGACGGCGTCGGCACGGTGACGCTGCGCAACCCCGCGCGCCGCAACGCCGTCCGTTTCGAGATGTGGGAGGCGCTGCCGCCGGCGATGGCGCGCCTCGCGGCGGACCGGTCCGTGCGGGTGGTGGTCCTCCGCGGCCACGGGACCGAGGCGTTCGCCTCGGGCGCCGACATCTCGGAGTTCGCGACCCGGCGGGCCGATCCCACGTCCGCGGCGGCGTACGAGGCGGTCACGGCGCGCGCGTTCGAGGCCATGCTCGGGCTGCCGCAGCCGCTGCTGGCGTCGATCCACGGGGTCTGCGTCGGCGGCGGGCTCGCAATCGCAGCGTGCGCGGATCTGCGGCTGGCCGCTGCCGACGCGCGCCTGGCCCTGCCGGCGGCGCGGCTGGGGCTCGGGTACCACCAGAGCGGGGTCGAGCGGCTCGTGCAGCTCGTGGGACCATCGGGGGCGGCGGAGCTGTTCTTCACCGCACGCACCTTCGACGCGGCGGGCGCGCTCGCCCTCGGGCTCCTCAGCCGGGTGGTGCCGAAGGCAGAGCTCGATGCGGAGACGGCCCGCACCGCGGGCATGATCGCCGGGAACGCGCCGCTCACGCTGCGGGCCGCGAAGCGGGCCATCAGCGAGAGCCTGCGTCCGGCCGGGACGCGGGATACGGCGGCCGTGCAGCGGCTGATCGCGGACTGCTTCGCGAGCGCGGACTACGCCGAAGGCGTGCGCGCGTTCCTCGAGAAGCGGCCCCCGCACTTCCGTGGCGAGTGA
- a CDS encoding alpha-L-fucosidase gives MREDHWFRNARLGLFVHWGAYSMHGWEPSWPLVGGSAAFPHGQDVPVATYYRDVLRFAPPADAPRAWLAHARRCGMQYAVLTTKHHDGFSLFPDPDGELGVGRVPGGRDLVADFVAATRDAGLRVGFYFSLSDWHHPDYPAFTDAMRPYALVAYPRPEPERWARFRTHLLRQLRHLLTAYGPIDLLWFDGGWERSADEWGTDELVATIRALQPDVVLNDRLPGTGDYATPEQALPAHPPDGPWETCVTMNHSWGNVDADRERKSVRQLLGMLADTASGGGNLLVNVSPDGAGRLPDWQAERLDGMADWMARHRDAILGTQRGLAPWQFYGPTTRRGDTTFLLCPMRPQELVVLRGVHGRRITGVRALGTGVSLELELRLSAVDRLFGRDPVCDVLVRVPEAALDATMTVIAVTTGANGPLVSGPA, from the coding sequence GTGCGCGAGGATCACTGGTTCCGCAACGCGCGTCTCGGGCTCTTCGTGCACTGGGGCGCATACAGCATGCACGGCTGGGAGCCGTCGTGGCCGCTCGTCGGCGGCAGCGCCGCCTTTCCGCACGGGCAGGACGTCCCCGTCGCCACCTATTACCGCGACGTGCTGCGCTTCGCGCCGCCGGCGGACGCGCCGCGCGCCTGGCTCGCGCATGCGCGGCGCTGCGGCATGCAGTACGCGGTGCTGACGACGAAGCACCACGACGGCTTCTCGCTCTTCCCCGATCCCGACGGCGAGCTCGGCGTCGGCCGCGTCCCGGGCGGGCGCGACCTCGTCGCCGACTTCGTCGCCGCGACCCGCGACGCGGGCCTGCGCGTCGGCTTCTACTTCTCGCTGTCGGACTGGCACCATCCCGACTACCCGGCCTTCACCGATGCCATGCGGCCGTATGCGCTGGTGGCGTATCCGCGCCCCGAGCCAGAGCGCTGGGCGCGCTTCCGCACCCATCTCCTGCGCCAGCTGCGCCACCTTCTCACCGCCTACGGGCCGATCGACCTGCTGTGGTTCGACGGCGGCTGGGAGCGCAGCGCGGACGAGTGGGGCACCGACGAGCTGGTCGCGACGATCCGCGCGCTCCAGCCCGACGTGGTGCTGAACGACCGCCTGCCGGGGACGGGCGACTACGCCACGCCCGAGCAGGCGCTGCCGGCGCACCCGCCCGACGGGCCGTGGGAGACGTGCGTGACGATGAACCACAGCTGGGGCAACGTCGACGCCGACCGCGAGCGCAAGTCGGTGCGCCAGCTGCTCGGCATGCTCGCCGACACGGCGAGCGGGGGCGGCAACCTCCTCGTCAACGTCTCGCCCGACGGCGCCGGCCGGCTGCCCGACTGGCAGGCGGAGCGTCTCGACGGCATGGCGGACTGGATGGCGCGCCACCGCGACGCCATCCTCGGTACCCAGCGCGGGCTCGCGCCGTGGCAGTTCTATGGGCCGACGACGCGCCGGGGCGACACGACCTTCCTCCTCTGCCCGATGCGGCCGCAGGAGCTGGTGGTGCTGCGCGGCGTGCACGGCCGGCGCATCACCGGCGTGCGGGCGCTCGGCACCGGCGTGTCGCTCGAGCTCGAGCTGCGTCTCTCCGCGGTCGATCGGCTCTTCGGTCGCGATCCCGTCTGCGACGTCCTCGTCCGCGTGCCCGAAGCGGCGCTCGACGCGACGATGACCGTGATCGCGGTGACGACGGGCGCGAACGGGCCGCTCGTCAGCGGGCCGGCGTGA